The following coding sequences lie in one Carassius carassius chromosome 1, fCarCar2.1, whole genome shotgun sequence genomic window:
- the LOC132131329 gene encoding gastrula zinc finger protein XlCGF8.2DB-like: MLGSGSGRPGSLAYRPVSPTQPFLGGAGRRSWGRGYCQDSEFIEESEENKELNEVQEKNHVKTGEKHLSCSQTKQKNVKKRGAKKSFTCTQCGKRFTRKYKLDVHLRVHTGEKPFTCDHCGKCFTQSLSLKRHVNIHTGEKEYKCSHCDKRFSWSGSLKKHKLIHTGEKPHTCDQCGKSFRQKGNLVTHMKVHTGEKLFLCNQCGKSFSLLANLKVHMNIHTGEKPFKCSHCDKRFSLSGNLKTHERIHTGEKPYTCDKCGKSFARKGSLMAHMIVHTGEKLYICNLCGKSLKCKSSLEGHMRVHTGEKPYTCDQCGKS, encoded by the exons atgtTGGGTTCCGGCTCGGGACGTCCTGGATCGCTCGCTTATCGACCAGTTTCACCAACGCAGCCCTTCCTCGGGGGCGCCGGGAGGCGCTCctgggggagggggtactgtcaggacTCGG agtttattGAAGAAAGTGAGGAGAACAAAGAATTAAATGAAGTTCAAGAGAAAAATCACGTCAAAACTGGAGAAAAACATTTGAGTTGCTCTCAAACcaaacagaaaaatgtaaagaaaagaggagccaagaaatctttcacctgcactcagtgtggaaagagatttACACGCAAATATAAACTTGATGTTCACttgagagttcatactggagagaaaccattcacttGTGATCATTGCGGGAAGTGTTTCACACAATCATTAAGCCTTAAGAGACATgtgaacatccacactggagagaaagagtacaagtgttcacactgtgacaagagattcagttgGTCAGGAAGCCTGAAGAAACACAAGTTAatacacactggagagaaaccgcacacatgtgatcagtgtgggaagagtttcagacAAAAAGGAAACCTTGTGACACATATGAAAGTTCATACAGGAGAGAAACTGTTCTTATGTaatcaatgtggaaagagtttttcactCTTAGCAAACCTTAAGgtacacatgaacatccacactggagagaaaccttttaagtgttcacactgtgacaagagattcagtctaTCAGGAAACCTGAAAAcgcatgagaggatccacactggagagaaaccgtacacatgtgataagtgcgggaagagttttgcAAGAAAAGGAAGTCTTATGGCACATATGATTGTTCATACAGGAGAGAAACTGTACATATGTAATCTTTGTGGAAAGAGTTTGAAATGCAAATCTAGCCTTGAAggtcacatgagagttcatactggagagaaaccatacacttgtgatcagtgcgggaagagt